A DNA window from Candidatus Alcyoniella australis contains the following coding sequences:
- a CDS encoding CxxxxCH/CxxCH domain-containing protein, with protein sequence MKTDTIHRPKVKAASWWLVIVALIAVLALALLATCTDGDDDDDNDQGELDDCGFALMEVPEGCDSCHGAPPQTSRHPDNIRCYRCHGYVVDQNWEFVDAERHNNGEVDYAVGCSSCHGWNLGTSPPQNLEGSCDVQEQGVGAHAAMRRDAIDAHKVNCVNCHVVPNGTWKPGHIDGDNVAEINFGFMATHDGAQPSYDGETCSNVYCHGATLSGGDHKQPGWWDQSGDASRCGACHRLTDPQGNADADCNSCHPSSVDENQQILPLGSHINGHIDMPGEQ encoded by the coding sequence ATGAAAACCGACACAATACACCGACCTAAAGTAAAAGCCGCGTCTTGGTGGTTGGTCATTGTCGCGCTGATCGCCGTGCTTGCGCTGGCGCTGCTGGCCACCTGCACTGATGGCGACGATGACGATGACAACGACCAAGGCGAACTCGACGATTGCGGCTTTGCGCTGATGGAGGTCCCCGAGGGCTGCGATAGCTGTCATGGGGCTCCTCCGCAGACCAGCCGCCACCCGGACAACATCCGTTGCTACCGCTGCCACGGCTACGTTGTCGACCAGAACTGGGAGTTCGTCGATGCGGAGCGGCACAACAACGGCGAGGTCGACTATGCAGTGGGCTGCAGCTCGTGCCACGGCTGGAACCTGGGGACCTCGCCGCCGCAGAACCTCGAGGGCTCGTGCGATGTGCAGGAGCAAGGCGTGGGCGCGCACGCGGCCATGCGGCGAGACGCCATTGACGCGCACAAGGTCAACTGCGTCAACTGCCACGTGGTGCCAAACGGCACCTGGAAGCCTGGGCACATCGACGGCGACAACGTGGCCGAGATCAACTTCGGCTTCATGGCGACACACGACGGCGCGCAGCCCAGCTACGATGGCGAGACCTGTTCCAATGTCTACTGCCACGGCGCGACCCTCAGCGGCGGCGATCACAAGCAGCCGGGCTGGTGGGATCAAAGCGGCGACGCCTCACGTTGCGGCGCCTGCCACCGCCTAACCGATCCCCAGGGCAACGCCGACGCCGACTGCAACTCGTGCCACCCCAGCTCGGTGGACGAGAACCAGCAGATATTGCCGTTGGGCAGCCACATCAACGGCCACATCGACATGCCCGGCGAGCAATAG